The Gasterosteus aculeatus chromosome 17, fGasAcu3.hap1.1, whole genome shotgun sequence genome includes a window with the following:
- the LOC120835528 gene encoding H-2 class II histocompatibility antigen, A beta chain, with product MSSSTFLLLLCLSSCSAADGHGYFMYADFWCNMQTARPQQVEYLVDWYFNKEFTMQYNSTVGKWTGFTAAGLVSAAVFNGNHFDVLQRKEERRLICVDNVGHALNATEDNMAAPSVCLAEASGSGHNTTLVCSAYDFYPGRIRLAWLRDGQEVTSGATFSEVTTNGNWTYAVHSSLSFTPGGRDRVSCKVEHAGLQEPALRTWAAHGARDWETGFLVGGVCALLLGAACLSSGLIVHRRKYSNIS from the exons ATGAGTTCCTCCACgttcctgctgctcctgtgtCTGTCCTCCTGCTCCGCGGCCG ACGGACACGGATACTTCATGTACGCCGACTTCTGGTGCAACATGCAGACTGCGAGGCCGCAGCAGGTGGAGTATCTGGTCGACTGGTATTTCAACAAAGAGTTCACGATGCAGTACAACAGCACGGTGGGGAAGTGGACGGGCTTCACCGCGGCCGGACTCGTCTCCGCGGCCGTTTTCAACGGGAACCACTTCGACGTCctgcagaggaaagaggagaggcgGCTGATCTGCGTCGACAACGTGGGACACGCGCTGAACGCTACGGAGGACAACATGG CCGCACCCAGCGTCTGTCTCGCGGAGGCCAGCGGCTCCGGCCACAACACCACGCTGGTGTGCAGCGCCTACGACTTCTACCCCGGGCGCATCCGGCTGGCGTGGCTCCGCGacggacaggaagtgacctcggGCGCGACCTTCAGCGAGGTCACGACCAACGGAAACTGGACGTACGCGGTCCACTCCTCCCTGAGCTTCACGCCGGGCGGGCGGGACCGGGTCAGCTGTAAGGTGGAGCACGCCGGCCTCCAGGAGCCCGCGCTGCGCACGTGGGCGGCGCACGGGGCCCGAG aCTGGGAGACGGGCTTCCTGGTGGGGGGCgtttgtgctctgctgctgggGGCGGCGTGTCTGTCCTCGGGTCTGATCGTGCACAGGAGGAAATATTCTAACATCTCATAA
- the ahcy gene encoding adenosylhomocysteinase isoform X1 produces the protein MSEKLAYKVADMSLAEWGRKAIDIAENEMPGLMKMREMYGQSKPLKGARIAGCLHMTLQTAVLIETLTALGAEVQWSSCNIFSTQDHAAAAIAKSGVPVYAWKGMTDEEYVWCIEQTLHFKDGQALNMILDDGGDLTNMVHQKYPKLLAGIRGLSEETTTGVHNLYKMLKKGDLKVPAINVNDSVTKSKFDNLYGCRESLIDGIKRATDVMIAGKVAVVAGYGDVGKGCVQALRGFGARVIVTEIDPINALQAAMEGYEVTTMDEASKEGNIFVTTTGCEDIILGHHFENMKDDAIVCNIGHFDCEIDMGWLTKNAAEKINIKPQVCVERFPLLTCSRLSAEPPLIWIPSSSSSSSSGRPLSHEERPSYHHPGRGPTGEPGLCHGTPVLRHEQLLHQSGSGSDRVVGEHGQVPRRSLLPAQEAGRAGGGRPSGQTGGEADQADRQAGQVLGSAHPGALQAGPLPLLSGPRWRRLVCGALWTLGYAEGLFRLGFLLPLFLLLKWPF, from the exons ATGTCTGAGAAACTTGCCTACAAAGTTG CTGACATGAGCCTGGCCGAATGGGGGCGCAAGGCCATCGACATCGCGGAGAACGAGATGCCCGgcctgatgaagatgagggagaTGTACGGTCAGTCCAAGCCGCTGAAGGGCGCCCGAATCGCCGGCTGCCTCCACATGACGCTGCAGACCGCCGTGCTCATCGAGACCCTCACCGCCCTCGGCGCTGAG gttcAGTGGTCAAGCTGCAACATCTTCTCCACTCAGgaccacgccgccgccgccatcgcCAAGTCTGGAGTTCCAG TGTACGCGTGGAAGGGAATGACCGACGAGGAGTACGTGTGGTGCATCGAGCAGACGCTGCACTTCAAAGACGGCCAGGCCCTCAACATGATCCTGGACGACGGAGGAGACCTCACCAACATGGTCCACCAGAAGTACCCCAAGCTGCTGGCAG GTATCCGCGGCCTGTCGGAGGAGACCACCACCGGCGTGCACAACCTCTACAAGATGCTGAAAAAGGGCGATTTAAAAGTTCCCGCCATCAACGTCAACGACTCCGTCACGAAG AGCAAGTTCGACAACCTGTACGGCTGCAGGGAGAGTCTGATCGACGGCATCAAGAGGGCCACCGACGTGATGATCGCCGGTAAGGTGGCCGTGGTGGCCGGCTACGGCGACGTGGGCAAAGGCTGCGTGCAGGCGCTGCGCGGGTTCGGCGCTCGCGTCATCGTCACGGAGATCGACCCCATCAACGCCCTGCAGGCCGCCATGGAGG GTTATGAGGTCACCACCATGGACGAGGCCTCCAAGGAGGGAAACATCTTCGTCACCACCACCGGCTGTGAGGACATCATCCTGGGACA CCACTTTGAGAACATGAAGGACGACGCCATCGTCTGCAACATCGGACACTTTGACTGCGAGATCGACATGGGCTGGCTCACCAAGAACGCTGCCGAGAAGATCAACATCAAACCTCAGGTATGTGTGGAGCGGTtccccctcctcacctgcagccGCCTGAGCGCTGAGCCGCCACTCATCTggatcccctcctcctcctcctcctcttcctcaggtcgACCGCTATCGCATGAAGAGCGGCCGTCATATCATCATCCTGGCCGAGGGCCGACTGGTGAACCTGGGCTGTGCCATGGGACACCCGTCCTTCGTCATGAGCAACTCCTTCACCAATCAG GTTCTGGCTCAGATCGAGTTGTGGGAGAACACGGCCAAGTACCCCGTCGGAGTCTACTTCCTGCCcaagaag CTGGACGAGCAGGTGGCGGCCGCCCATCTGGACAAACTGGGGGTGAAGCTGACCAAGCTGACCGACAAGCAGGCCAAGTACTTGGGTCTGCCCACCCAGGGGCCCTTCAAGCCGGACCACTACCGCTACTGAGCGGCCCGCGGTGGCGCCGCCTCGTGTGTGGAGCACTTTGGACTCTCGGATATGCTGAGGGGCTGTTCCGTCtcggtttccttctccccctttttcttttattaaaatggCCGTTCTAA
- the chmp4ba gene encoding charged multivesicular body protein 4b: protein MSLFGKLFGGGGGKGGKAPTPQEAIQKLRETEEMLAKKQDFLEKKIDTELMTAKKNGTKNKRAALQALKRKKRYEKQLAQIDGTLSTIEFQREALENANTNTEVLKNMGYAAKAMKAAHENMDIDKVDDLMADITEQQEVAQEISDVISRPIGFGDEFDEDELMAELEELEQEELDKNLLEIQGTQDVPLPSVPSTSLPSRPAKKKEEDEDDMADLEAWAAI, encoded by the exons ATGTCGCTGTTCGGTAAGTTgttcggcggcggcgggggaaaGGGTGGCAAAGCGCCGACACCCCAGGAGGCGATCCAGAAACTCcgagagacagaggagatgTTGGCCAAAAAACAGGATtttttggaaaagaaaatcGACACGGAGCTCATGACGGCGAAGAAGAACGGAACGAAGAATAAACGAG CCGCTCTGCAGGccttgaaaaggaaaaagcgCTACGAGAAGCAGCTGGCTCAGATCGACGGGACGTTGTCCACCATCGAGTTCCAGAGGGAGGCGCTGGAGAACGCCAACACCAACACGGAAGTGCTGAAGAACATGGGCTACGCCGCCAAGGCCATGAAGGCCGCCCACGAGAACAT GGACATAGACAAAGTAGACGATCTGATGGCGGACATcacggagcagcaggaggtggccCAAGAAATCTCCGACGTCATTTCGAGACCGATCGGTTTCGGAGACGAGTTTGACGAG gatgagcttatggctgagctggaggagctggaacaGGAAGAGCTGGACAAAAACCTTCTGGAGATCCAGGGAACGCAGGACGTTCCTCTGCCCAGCGTACCGTCCACATCACTACCGTCGAGACCAG ccaagaagaaggaggaagacgaggacgacATGGCCGACCTGGAGGCCTGGGCAGCTATCTAA
- the LOC120835530 gene encoding ciliary microtubule inner protein 1, producing MADSQRASEPVNFVHQDEIWKAHLKAEKDSAKVWPTKWGFLTEAYMEYERESVKLKEALREKHPHHHLAARPPTPAGENVNVGPSPPVPQTSQALIGWRSGQSHLQLDKYATVHHGRRSFLKELDWPLGSCG from the exons ATGGCGGATTCACAGCGAGCATCCGAACCCGTCAACTTTGTGCATCAGGACGAAATCTG gaaagcacatttaaaagCTGAGAAGGATTCGGCCAAAGTGTGGCCCACCAAGTGGGGCTTCCTGACGGAGGCCTACatggag TACGAGAGGGAGAGTGTGAAGCTGAAGGAGGCACTCCGAGAGAAGCATCCCCATCATCACCTGGCGGCACGACCTCCGACCCCTGCGGGAGAAAACGTCAAT GTTGGACCCTCTCCTCCGGTTCCTCAGACTTCTCAGGCCCTGATTGGGTGGCGTTCGGGACAATCGCATCTTCAGCTGGACAAGTACGCCACGGTGCATCATGGGAGGCGTAGTTTTCTGAAGGAGTTGGACTGGCCTTTAGGCTCGTGCGGCTGA
- the ahcy gene encoding adenosylhomocysteinase isoform X2: MSEKLAYKVADMSLAEWGRKAIDIAENEMPGLMKMREMYGQSKPLKGARIAGCLHMTLQTAVLIETLTALGAEVQWSSCNIFSTQDHAAAAIAKSGVPVYAWKGMTDEEYVWCIEQTLHFKDGQALNMILDDGGDLTNMVHQKYPKLLAGIRGLSEETTTGVHNLYKMLKKGDLKVPAINVNDSVTKSKFDNLYGCRESLIDGIKRATDVMIAGKVAVVAGYGDVGKGCVQALRGFGARVIVTEIDPINALQAAMEGYEVTTMDEASKEGNIFVTTTGCEDIILGHHFENMKDDAIVCNIGHFDCEIDMGWLTKNAAEKINIKPQVDRYRMKSGRHIIILAEGRLVNLGCAMGHPSFVMSNSFTNQVLAQIELWENTAKYPVGVYFLPKKLDEQVAAAHLDKLGVKLTKLTDKQAKYLGLPTQGPFKPDHYRY, from the exons ATGTCTGAGAAACTTGCCTACAAAGTTG CTGACATGAGCCTGGCCGAATGGGGGCGCAAGGCCATCGACATCGCGGAGAACGAGATGCCCGgcctgatgaagatgagggagaTGTACGGTCAGTCCAAGCCGCTGAAGGGCGCCCGAATCGCCGGCTGCCTCCACATGACGCTGCAGACCGCCGTGCTCATCGAGACCCTCACCGCCCTCGGCGCTGAG gttcAGTGGTCAAGCTGCAACATCTTCTCCACTCAGgaccacgccgccgccgccatcgcCAAGTCTGGAGTTCCAG TGTACGCGTGGAAGGGAATGACCGACGAGGAGTACGTGTGGTGCATCGAGCAGACGCTGCACTTCAAAGACGGCCAGGCCCTCAACATGATCCTGGACGACGGAGGAGACCTCACCAACATGGTCCACCAGAAGTACCCCAAGCTGCTGGCAG GTATCCGCGGCCTGTCGGAGGAGACCACCACCGGCGTGCACAACCTCTACAAGATGCTGAAAAAGGGCGATTTAAAAGTTCCCGCCATCAACGTCAACGACTCCGTCACGAAG AGCAAGTTCGACAACCTGTACGGCTGCAGGGAGAGTCTGATCGACGGCATCAAGAGGGCCACCGACGTGATGATCGCCGGTAAGGTGGCCGTGGTGGCCGGCTACGGCGACGTGGGCAAAGGCTGCGTGCAGGCGCTGCGCGGGTTCGGCGCTCGCGTCATCGTCACGGAGATCGACCCCATCAACGCCCTGCAGGCCGCCATGGAGG GTTATGAGGTCACCACCATGGACGAGGCCTCCAAGGAGGGAAACATCTTCGTCACCACCACCGGCTGTGAGGACATCATCCTGGGACA CCACTTTGAGAACATGAAGGACGACGCCATCGTCTGCAACATCGGACACTTTGACTGCGAGATCGACATGGGCTGGCTCACCAAGAACGCTGCCGAGAAGATCAACATCAAACCTCAG gtcgACCGCTATCGCATGAAGAGCGGCCGTCATATCATCATCCTGGCCGAGGGCCGACTGGTGAACCTGGGCTGTGCCATGGGACACCCGTCCTTCGTCATGAGCAACTCCTTCACCAATCAG GTTCTGGCTCAGATCGAGTTGTGGGAGAACACGGCCAAGTACCCCGTCGGAGTCTACTTCCTGCCcaagaag CTGGACGAGCAGGTGGCGGCCGCCCATCTGGACAAACTGGGGGTGAAGCTGACCAAGCTGACCGACAAGCAGGCCAAGTACTTGGGTCTGCCCACCCAGGGGCCCTTCAAGCCGGACCACTACCGCTACTGA